One window of Methanothermobacter thermautotrophicus genomic DNA carries:
- the hypD gene encoding hydrogenase formation protein HypD gives MKNLSRELVSRIQEISRPVKIMHVCGSHEHTIMQHGVRSLLPEEVEVVAGPGCPVCCVPAREIDECIELARQGVTITTFGDMLRVPGSRGSLADARADGADVRIVYGVSNAVEIARKLDREVVFMAAGFETTAPTTASEILSGPPENFSVLSCHRLIPPALRFLIESGEVNLNALIEPGHVSTIIGMKPYEPFSRDYGIPQVIAGFNPLDILMAVYMILRQIERGEAKVENEYKRAVRPEGNLKAQRAMDEVFYVTEREWRGFPVIPESVYEIRDEFSEFNAREKFDIDVEDTVDTPAGCICGAVLRGVARPEECKLFRTECTPTSPIGACMVSREGTCNIAYRYSSF, from the coding sequence AGCATGGTGTACGATCCCTCCTCCCTGAAGAGGTTGAGGTGGTGGCAGGGCCGGGCTGTCCGGTATGCTGTGTCCCGGCAAGGGAAATCGACGAGTGCATTGAACTTGCAAGGCAGGGCGTCACAATAACAACCTTCGGTGACATGCTCCGCGTCCCGGGTTCCAGGGGGTCCCTTGCAGATGCAAGGGCAGACGGCGCGGATGTCAGGATAGTCTATGGTGTGAGCAACGCGGTGGAGATAGCAAGGAAACTCGACAGGGAAGTCGTATTCATGGCAGCAGGATTTGAGACCACCGCACCAACAACAGCCTCAGAGATACTCTCAGGACCACCTGAGAACTTCTCGGTCCTATCTTGCCACAGGCTCATACCACCCGCCCTCAGGTTCCTCATAGAGTCCGGTGAGGTGAACCTCAACGCCCTCATAGAACCCGGACACGTGTCAACCATAATCGGTATGAAGCCATATGAGCCATTCTCAAGGGACTATGGTATACCACAGGTCATAGCAGGCTTCAACCCCCTCGATATACTCATGGCGGTCTACATGATACTCCGCCAGATCGAGAGGGGGGAGGCGAAGGTTGAGAACGAGTATAAGAGGGCCGTGAGACCTGAGGGTAACCTTAAGGCCCAGAGGGCGATGGATGAGGTCTTCTATGTAACCGAGAGGGAGTGGAGGGGATTCCCGGTCATACCGGAATCGGTGTATGAGATAAGGGATGAGTTCTCGGAATTCAATGCAAGGGAGAAGTTCGATATAGATGTTGAGGATACGGTTGATACACCTGCGGGATGCATCTGCGGTGCGGTGCTGAGGGGTGTTGCAAGGCCAGAGGAATGCAAACTCTTCAGGACTGAGTGCACCCCCACCAGTCCCATCGGTGCTTGCATGGTGTCAAGGGAGGGCACCTGTAACATAGCCTACAGGTACAGCTCATTCTAG
- a CDS encoding phosphoglycolate phosphatase, with translation MRAIAVDIDGTITDRERRLSLEAVRALRGAEEAGVPVIIVTGNILCFAMATSILMGTTGGVVAENGGVLYINDEVRVLGDMSKAERAYSHLKGIYPVRKVPFSDLRVSEIALTRDVPADTVREALSGFDVEVYDTGFAIHLTDPAVNKGSSMEILLESMGLGMDDVMAIGDSENDLEFIEHAGFRVAVANADPELKAIADYVTSAAHGEGVAEAVQRFLGV, from the coding sequence ATGAGGGCCATTGCAGTTGACATCGACGGCACCATAACAGACAGAGAGAGGAGGCTGTCCCTGGAGGCTGTGAGGGCCCTCAGGGGCGCTGAGGAAGCGGGGGTGCCTGTTATAATAGTTACCGGCAATATCCTCTGCTTTGCAATGGCAACATCTATCCTGATGGGAACCACTGGAGGAGTTGTGGCTGAAAATGGTGGTGTACTGTACATCAATGACGAGGTGAGGGTTCTGGGTGATATGAGTAAGGCTGAGAGGGCCTACAGTCACCTCAAAGGGATTTACCCTGTCAGGAAGGTACCCTTCTCTGACCTGAGGGTGTCTGAGATAGCACTGACCCGGGATGTACCTGCAGACACTGTGAGGGAGGCACTCAGTGGCTTCGATGTTGAGGTCTATGACACGGGCTTTGCCATACACCTTACAGACCCTGCAGTGAATAAGGGCTCATCCATGGAGATCCTGCTGGAATCCATGGGACTGGGGATGGATGATGTCATGGCAATAGGCGACAGTGAAAACGATCTGGAGTTCATTGAACATGCAGGGTTCAGGGTCGCGGTTGCAAATGCAGACCCTGAACTGAAGGCGATTGCGGATTATGTAACCTCTGCGGCCCATGGAGAGGGGGTTGCAGAGGCTGTCCAGAGATTCTTGGGGGTGTGA